The genomic window TTTGAAAGAAGAGTTTGATCCCTTGGGGGTGTTGATTGAGAATTTAAGCCCCGAGAGTTTAGGGCAGCAGGCTTTGTTTTTATTGGGTTTGAAGGTAGGCAATTTTGCAGCCAAGCCTGTAACAAAATTCGCCAATGCCCAAATCGAAAAAGGTATTTTGGGAGAAGAGACCTATCGGGCCTTAAAGGTTAATGAGGCCGAGGCCGAACAACTTCAAAAAGAATTGATGCAATATTTAGCGGAAGTCGAATTGGGTAAAGCCTCTTTTGAACCCCAAGACCGGGTTAAGTTTTTTGTTCGATATTTAGAGTTATTGACGGAACGTGCCAGGATCATCGGTTCTGTGCGCAATGAGTATCGCCATGAAGGGGCATTAGAAGATGTGGCAGTGGAGAGGGAGCAGACCGAACAATTAGCGGCGGCTGGCCAAGTGAGCATGCAACGAACGGGTGAATTTACCTTTGTGGTGGATGAAAATACGATCAAGCAATTGAGGGTGATGGGTGTTTCATTGACTGAATTAAAACCAGGGGTTTATTCCCTCGAAGTCGATGGAAAAAAGATTTTTCTGGTGGAAAAAGACAAAATTGAGGTTCGTGATCAAACGCCCAAGCCGTCCGATCTCGAACCTGCTTCCACACCATTGTACTCAGCGGCATTGCTAGGGGGATGGGAAATTGTTCAACAGATAGCCCATGACGTATTATTTTATGGTTCTCGAGTTTTACTGGTGGGGTGCTTGGTTTTGATGGTGCACCATCGGCATCAAGCCAAACTAGCGTTCGAACGTGGGGTCAGACGCATTCGACATTGGATGGATTATCGTCATTTTGATGCAAGGGCCTATTTTGACCAATTACCAGACCTGACCCCTTCTCAGCGAGAGCTGCTTGCCGAACTATACCCGAAGGGTTTGGACATCTCACACTTGCGGCAGGGCAGGATAGGTGACTGTCATTTGGTATCTACTTTATATGGTTTTAAACAAACACCACTGGCCCCCTATCTTATCGCGAAGATGATTCGTAAAGTAGACAAGGGTTGGGAAGTTACTTTTCCCGATAGTTTTAACCCGGTCTTTGTATCAGTCAAAGAAATTCGTCGAGGTAAACAAAGGGGACGCGATCGTTTCACGGGGCAATACGAAACATTTCGATTTTCTTCCGGGGCCCTGGGTGATCGCATTTTAGAACGAGCTTTGGGTAAAGTCACCCGACAGAAGCGAGGAGGCCAGGAAGGTGAGACAGCGGCTCTTATGCAAGGGGGGTTTGGTTACGAGGCTTTTGATATTTTATTGGGCCGATTTCACCACCACGAAATGGTCGATAATTACCAGCGAGGGCCTTTTAGCGAAATGTTGGATTTTGGTCGCACCAAGGTAGAAAACGTTCTCTTAGATTTTGCCAAAGACCCAGGGAATCATATTTTATGGGCGGCTACACCGGTTGATTATAAAACACCATGGTATTATTGGGTGCCTAGTGGTCGCCGGGGATTTGAAAAAGTTTATTTTATGGATAAGGCCCGCTATTTTGTGCAGCAACATGCCTATGTGGTGACCCAAGTAGATGCTAAGGATCGTACGGTAACGGTGATCAATCCCCATGATACGGGTAAAGAACATATCATGAGCTTTGATGATTTTTACAAGATTTTCTCTCGGGTAGAGATTGCAAGGTACGATCGGGCGGCTATGCGCACTTACTTGGGCGATGTTTATTTGTTGCAAGGCGGTCAACGGGTTGAAGGGATTGAAGGGCGGCTTCAGCACCGAGTGACTTATCATTATAGCTTGGATGCAACTCAAGGCTTGCGGGTTAGTTTAGACGGGTATGAGGTACAAATATATCGTAAGGGTCGTAAGCTCATTGTGTTGGGCAGTGGATTGCCGGTTTCTTTAAGAGAGGGTATTTCCCCGGGAGGTGAATATGTTTTGGGTCGTTTGGTTTCAGATGAACTTCCTGCTTCTGTTTCGGGGCGTCACCTGAAGATTGCCTTCCATCGCGATGGTAGTACGGTTGCTTTGGAAGATTTAGCTTCTCGCAGCGGCACGCGAGTCTTGAAGGAGACGCGGATTCCTGAGCCTGCCGAGAAGGGATTGTTAGCCTTTACAGGCACGTTGGGTCACCCGCTCAACGGAGATCATTTCCACGCCTATGAGCCCCTAGATATAGGGTATCGTATTCAACTAGGGCGGGAATTTTTAAATGTCATTTTTATGGGTGAACGTTTGGAATTGGTTGATCGTCAAAACAGAAGGGTGGCCAGATTGTCCCCTGGGCAAGAAATTATTGTTGGAAGGGAACACTTTTCGAGTTCAGAAGGGAGAACGGTTTCTGCAAATCATGTCCATATTATTTTTAGTAGGGAAGGTCATTTGCTCATCAAAGACTTAAACTCCAGTAATGGGACGATGGTTTTTTACAATCAATAGCGATCTAACTTGAAGTGATGGATTTGGGGTTTGACAAATAAGTGTAAACGTGGGAATGATCCCCGGTCAATTAAACTATTACGGCCGGTTTCGGCTTTTTATTTTGGAGATAGATTTCATGAATCAAAAATTGTATGTGGGTAATTTACCCTTTCAAGTCACTGAAGACGAATTAAGAAACACCTTTGCCGCTACTGGCGAGGTGGCTAATGTTCAAATTATTACTGATAAGATCTCAGGTCGGTCAAGGGGATTTGCCTTTGTCGAAATGGGAAGTGCCGAAGCCGCGAATGAAGCCATTGGTAAGTTAGATGGAACCAGCTTAGGTGGTCGTAATATTGTGGTCCGTGAAGCCCGCCCGATGAATAAAAATGGTGGTGGCGGTGGTGGTGGCAGACGTGATTTTTCAGGTCGCCCCCGCGGTCCCAGACGCTATTAATCGCTAATATTTAGTTTTGAAAACAGGGATTGGATGGCCTTCTGAGGCCATCCAATCTTTGGAGTTTGCTTGTGAAGCAAGAAGAACTCCTCTCTTTACATCCACTTGATAAAGAATGGTTTGAAAGAACTTTCTCCCAACAGGGTTATCGCTTGATTGCAGGCGTTGATGAAGTTGGCAGAGGGTGCTTGGCCGGGCCTGTGGTGGCAGCGGCGGTGGTATTGCCTATCCCTTGCCCTATTCAAGGGATCGATGATTCTAAAAAACTTTCTTCTGAAAAACGCGAAGCGCTTTTCCCGATCATTCAAAGTTTAAGTTTTGCCTTTGCGATTGTCGAAATTTCCCCCCAAATCATTGATGAGCTGAATATTTTGCATGCTTCACTTGAAGCTATGCGGCAGGCCATTGCTGCTTTAAAAACCCCTCCTGATTTTATTTTGATTGATGGGAATAGGGGCTTAGGTATTAAAACCCCCCAACGTTGTTTGATCAAAGGCGATGGGCGGAGTGTCAATATTGGGGCGGCTAGTATTTTAGCCAAGGTGCATCGTGATCGATTGATGGCGGAATATGAAAAAAATTATCCAGCGTTTCAATTTTCTGTTCATAAAGGTTATGGGACTAAGTTGCATCTTGAGGAATTGAATCGAATGGGACCGTCGCCCATTCATCGCAAAAGTTTTAGGCCTGTAACAGAGGCGTCTTTGGTGGTACGCAATCTTTGAAAAAGTTTTACTGAGGCTGCTGACAAAGCCGGCGCTCCAGCGCATGCGCCTCGGGACAGGGTCCGCGGCGGGCTCCTCTGTCATTGCGAACCCAGCAGGGTGAAGCAATCCCTTCTGTCTAACCGGTGGGATTGCCACGCCCGTTGGGCTCGCAATGACAGAAAGCCCATAACGTCATCCATATGAGGTCGAAGCTTCCGCGATGGCTTTGTCAGCAGCCTCAGTAAAAATTTTTCAAAGATTGCGCCAGTAGCGTCTATAATAGTTTCTGACATTACGTCATCCCGGGCTAGACCCGGGATCCATGTATGACAGTATAAATATATGCAAATAGCATTTTCGATTTTATTGATTTTTATTTATTTGGTTGGGTTTGGGTTGGTTTTGGTGACTTTGCCGGGGACCTGGCTGATTTTTTTAAGCACCGTTGTTTATGCTTTCTTTTTTCCCTTTGATCAGGGGCAGACCCATGCATTATGGGTTTTGGGGATATTATTGGGGTTGGCGTTGTTGGGGGAGTTGGTTGAATTTGTGGTGGGGACTTTTGGGAGCAAAACGGTGAAGGTGAGCAATGGCGCTATTGTGGTGGCGTTTATCGGTGGGTTAGTGGGGGTCATCTTGGGGGCGGCTTTCTTTTTGGTAGGGGCTTTGGTGGGGGTGTTGCTAGGTAGCTTTTTGGGGGCGCTCATTTATGAATGGGTGGTGACGAAAGATTTTCGTGAAGGTTTTGTGGCGGCCTGTGCGGTGTTGGCTACGCGTGTTGTGGCGATCACACTAAAGAGTTCGATAGCTTTGAGTATGGGGGTTTATGCTACTTTTAAGTTGTTTTGAATATAGAACCCATCGTAGTCACGCCTTTTCGAAGCCGGAAGTGCAAAGTCTTGCCGAATCCGGCAGAGGCTCCCTCAACCACGAGCAAAGTGGTTTCGGGTAGCCTCTTCCCGCTTCGGCAAGACTTTGCACTTCCGGCTTCGAAAAGGCTTTTTACAAATAGTTACCAATATTATGAAAAAATCGGTCTTAAATTCGGGATTATTATGGGAGCGGCTGCTTTCTTATTCGGAGGATCCGGAACGATTGCATTTGTGGCCAGAAGATGTGGATGGGTTCTATACCTTAAAGTTGGTGGATCCACAAAAATTACCTAAAGTGAAAATGCAAAAATCGCTAGCTCGTTATCGGAAGGGCGATCATTATGTTATTGAGCCAGAAGCTTTTGAAGAATTTACCAAGCCCTTTAGTTGGGATAAGTTAAAAGATTATTTTGAACCAGCGCGTTTAAAAGAGGGGAATTTTTCTAAAGAGTGGCTTGAGCAATTTTATGAAAATGTTTTGTCTCATCTAACCACTTTAGAAGAAGATGATTGGAAACAAACTTTAAAAGAAATGCAACAGCGAGGTTTTATTAGCCCCCAAGGCATTAAGGTCAATGCTGCATTTAAGGGTTTTATTTTTGATTTGTTAGTCGCTAAGCCTTCGAGTTTGCGTGAATTGGAACTCAAAATTCATTTTCATGCTGATGCATTAAAAGAATATTATGCTGAGCATAATCGTGCCTTGCAAAAAATGAATAAGAGCACTTATGTGCAAGAAGATAAAAATGATGCCCAGCAGTTGAAAAAAATTACCCGCGCTGGAGAACAGACCCACCCCACGGTAGAAGATAAAGAACTCATCGATCTGCTAGATGACCTTACGGAAGAGGAGTAATTTTTTGCTATTGATCTTTAAAATCATTTATTTACGATTGAGGGGTTTGATTCAGAGTAGATTGCTTAACAAGCATCTTTCAGAAGATGCATCGAGCGTGTTTAAAACGCTTCGAAATAAATATCATCGAAGAACCAACTAAAAGATTGAAGAAATAGTGAGGTCGAAAAATTATTGAAATAATAGCGCGTGTGTCATCCCTGCCCCTGCCTGCGCAGGGGTAAACTCCGGCAGGGATCCAGTCATGTGTTTGTTTATTGCCGGATAAACTTCATAAAAGCTTTTCATAGAGATCTTTCCATTTTGGATTCAGTTCTTCTATCAGTCTTAATTTCCAACTTCTTTTCCATTTTTTAAGTTGTTTTTCTCGTGTGATGGCTGCATTCACATCATCAGTTTCCTCAACGTAAACAAGATGATGCACTTTATATCTTTCAGTAAATCCTTTAATCAGATCATTTTTATGTTCATAAACTCTTCTCACTATGTCATTAGTTACACCAATATAGAGCGTTCCATTTCTTCGACTTGCCATAATATAAATAAAATACTTTTTCATCGCGCTCTATTTTCACTTAGTGAAAAAAAAGACTGGATCCCTGCCGGAGTTTACCCCTGCGTAGGCAGGGGCAGGGATGACAGAAAGTGCATTTTTCAACAAACCCATCAAATAATATTTTTGTTCTCCTGTTTACGAAAGAATCCCTTAAGCTATTTTGCGTTGAC from Deltaproteobacteria bacterium includes these protein-coding regions:
- a CDS encoding RNA-binding protein, encoding MNQKLYVGNLPFQVTEDELRNTFAATGEVANVQIITDKISGRSRGFAFVEMGSAEAANEAIGKLDGTSLGGRNIVVREARPMNKNGGGGGGGRRDFSGRPRGPRRY
- a CDS encoding DUF456 domain-containing protein codes for the protein MQIAFSILLIFIYLVGFGLVLVTLPGTWLIFLSTVVYAFFFPFDQGQTHALWVLGILLGLALLGELVEFVVGTFGSKTVKVSNGAIVVAFIGGLVGVILGAAFFLVGALVGVLLGSFLGALIYEWVVTKDFREGFVAACAVLATRVVAITLKSSIALSMGVYATFKLF
- a CDS encoding ribonuclease HII, translating into MRPSNLWSLLVKQEELLSLHPLDKEWFERTFSQQGYRLIAGVDEVGRGCLAGPVVAAAVVLPIPCPIQGIDDSKKLSSEKREALFPIIQSLSFAFAIVEISPQIIDELNILHASLEAMRQAIAALKTPPDFILIDGNRGLGIKTPQRCLIKGDGRSVNIGAASILAKVHRDRLMAEYEKNYPAFQFSVHKGYGTKLHLEELNRMGPSPIHRKSFRPVTEASLVVRNL
- a CDS encoding GIY-YIG nuclease family protein; the encoded protein is MKKYFIYIMASRRNGTLYIGVTNDIVRRVYEHKNDLIKGFTERYKVHHLVYVEETDDVNAAITREKQLKKWKRSWKLRLIEELNPKWKDLYEKLL